The segment CGGTGCGGATGTCGCCGAAGCGCTTGACGGCCTCGCGGCTCAGGGCGGCGACGCCGAAGACGCCGGCCGCGGCCAGCACGGCGGTGGTGACCGGCTCCAGCCGGAACGAGAGGAGGGTGGTGCCCTTCGCGGTGAGCGCCAGGGACAGCATGGTCAGGCCGACGATCCCGACCAGCGCGCAGACCATCGCCATCGCGACGGTCCGCTCCTTGCATCGCAGGAGCACCCACACGAACCCGACCAGGCACAGCAGGCCGATCAGGCTCAGATGGAACATCGGGAGCGCGAGGATCGAGCCGGCCTCGGGCAGGTAGTGCTCGGCGCTGCCGCTGACGGCGGCGTCGGTGCGGACCCGCTCCATCAGGTACGGGCCCCAGGTGATCAATGCGACCAGGCAGGCGAGGCCGCCCATCACGGCCAGGCGGACGGCGACGGCCAGGATCCGTGGCACCCGCTCGGTGCGCAGTGCTTCGGGCCGGGTGCTGCTGTTGCGAGGCAGCAGCCACGCCTGCACCGCGTAGACCAGGGCGATCAGGATCGCGGTGCCCGCGAAGAGAGCGGTGAAGAGTGTGTAGAAGGTGGCGGAGGCACCGAGGAAGACGCCGCTCGCGATCACCGCGAGCCAACTCGTCTGCCGCAGCGGAGTCGGACCGTCGGCCAACCTGGAGCGGCCGCGGAGCGCTGAGGCGATGACCACCAGCATCGGAACGCCGACCAGGATCAGCACCGCCGAATAGGGCTCGGGGGAGGCGTACTGCAGGGTCACCAGAGTCACGGCGACCGAGATGCCGGTGCCGAGGCCGACGCCGACCATTCGGTTCCACAGGGCGGCACCGAGCGCGGCGGCCGCCGCGAGGGAGACGATCGCCCACGGCTTGTAGGCCTCCCAGCCAGGCATGCCGAGCGCGTTCGCGAACCGACCGCCCAGCCAGAACCAGCTCGCCGGATAGTACGGCGACAGGTCCGGGTAGGTCATGTCGGCCAGATGCCAGGTGGACGTCAGACGCGTCAGG is part of the Gordonia phthalatica genome and harbors:
- a CDS encoding arabinofuranosyltransferase gives rise to the protein MQTPAPATTDSTASDRPGPAARSRLGGRARDAVELGGALVGGAVLALVGLKVIGAIGWPAFNTSNVTRAVTTLGQAVVVLAAVAAVVWARYGRGRTLPSLLSAFASAGLVTVTLGMPLAATKLYLFGLSVDQQFRTEYLTRLTSTWHLADMTYPDLSPYYPASWFWLGGRFANALGMPGWEAYKPWAIVSLAAAAALGAALWNRMVGVGLGTGISVAVTLVTLQYASPEPYSAVLILVGVPMLVVIASALRGRSRLADGPTPLRQTSWLAVIASGVFLGASATFYTLFTALFAGTAILIALVYAVQAWLLPRNSSTRPEALRTERVPRILAVAVRLAVMGGLACLVALITWGPYLMERVRTDAAVSGSAEHYLPEAGSILALPMFHLSLIGLLCLVGFVWVLLRCKERTVAMAMVCALVGIVGLTMLSLALTAKGTTLLSFRLEPVTTAVLAAAGVFGVAALSREAVKRFGDIRTVIGVIGAVAAIAVAQHIPAALATEITTAYTDTDGYGARADQHAPGAESYYPKLDELIREQTGRPPTDNVVLTADFGFLSVYPYWGFQGLTSHYANPIAEFAERAATIEKWSKATTPQEMLANLEQSRWRAPNVFVFRYSPDGYTLRLAEDVYPNDPNVKRYTVTFQPTAFDDPAFEVTEVGPFVLVVRKG